A portion of the Leifsonia sp. EB41 genome contains these proteins:
- a CDS encoding F0F1 ATP synthase subunit delta, whose amino-acid sequence MGSASREALARSVSALAELGSKADLATAEDLFAAGRVVADSAQLRAVLSDPSASAEGKTALVQRVFASLSAPAVELLTVVAGERWSGQDDVLAAIEELGIRSIAASAPRNVDIPGELFAFGGAVTSDAGLELALRSKLAAPEAKAALAERLLAGKASMQTVAIARQLVLQPRGRSVRESLREAARIVASQYGQAIATVVTATPLPAEQAERLRASLAATYGDLKLNEVVDPAILGGLRVQIGDDVIDGSVASRLTELRLQLAG is encoded by the coding sequence ATGGGAAGCGCCTCCAGAGAAGCACTGGCCCGATCCGTCTCGGCGCTCGCCGAGCTCGGGTCCAAGGCCGATCTGGCGACGGCTGAAGACCTGTTCGCCGCAGGACGAGTCGTCGCAGACTCCGCCCAGCTCCGTGCGGTCCTCAGCGACCCCTCGGCGTCCGCCGAGGGCAAGACCGCGCTGGTCCAGCGCGTCTTCGCGTCGCTCTCGGCGCCAGCGGTCGAGCTGCTGACCGTCGTCGCCGGCGAGCGCTGGTCCGGCCAGGACGACGTCCTTGCCGCGATCGAGGAGCTCGGCATCCGCTCGATCGCCGCCTCCGCGCCCCGGAACGTGGACATCCCTGGCGAGCTCTTCGCATTCGGAGGCGCCGTGACCTCCGACGCGGGGCTCGAGCTCGCGCTCCGCAGCAAGCTCGCAGCGCCCGAGGCGAAGGCCGCTCTCGCCGAGCGCCTGCTCGCGGGCAAGGCGTCGATGCAGACCGTCGCGATCGCGCGCCAGCTCGTGCTGCAGCCGCGCGGCCGCAGCGTCCGCGAGTCGCTGCGCGAGGCCGCCCGCATCGTGGCCTCCCAGTACGGCCAGGCGATCGCCACGGTCGTCACCGCCACGCCGCTCCCGGCCGAGCAGGCCGAGCGCCTCCGCGCGAGCCTCGCCGCGACGTACGGCGACCTCAAGCTCAACGAGGTCGTCGACCCGGCGATCCTCGGCGGCCTGCGCGTGCAGATCGGCGACGACGTCATCGACGGAAGCGTCGCGTCGCGCCTCACCGAACTCCGACTTCAGCTCGCGGGCTGA
- the atpB gene encoding F0F1 ATP synthase subunit A, with translation MNLLVQASSSDGGSFQGPSINEFFPPTLFTIGGLEFNRIVVVRLIALVVLILVFWLGTRKMTIVPRRFQSVVEMGLDFVRVNIGEDLLGRKDGRRFLPLLTTIFFMVLFFNLTGAIPFLNIAGTSVIALPLLLAVVAYVTFIYAGIKKSPKNFFKNSLFPPGVPPFLYIIVTPIEFISTFVLRPITLTLRLLMNMVVGHLLLVLFFTATSFFFFEVGGWWALFGVGTFAFGFAFTLFEILVAVLQAYVFALLTAVYIQLAVAEEH, from the coding sequence GTGAACCTGCTGGTCCAGGCCTCAAGCTCCGATGGAGGAAGCTTCCAAGGCCCATCGATCAACGAGTTCTTCCCACCCACCCTGTTCACCATCGGCGGACTCGAGTTCAACCGCATCGTCGTCGTGCGCCTCATCGCGCTGGTCGTGCTGATCCTGGTCTTCTGGCTCGGCACGCGCAAGATGACGATCGTGCCCCGCCGGTTCCAGTCGGTCGTCGAGATGGGCCTCGACTTCGTCCGCGTCAACATCGGGGAGGACCTGCTCGGCCGCAAGGACGGCCGCCGGTTCCTGCCGCTGCTGACCACCATCTTCTTCATGGTGCTGTTCTTCAACCTGACCGGCGCCATCCCGTTCCTCAACATCGCGGGCACCTCGGTGATCGCGCTGCCGTTGCTGCTCGCCGTCGTGGCCTATGTCACGTTCATCTACGCGGGCATCAAGAAGAGCCCGAAGAACTTCTTCAAGAACTCCCTGTTCCCGCCCGGCGTGCCGCCGTTCCTCTACATCATCGTGACGCCGATCGAGTTCATCTCGACCTTCGTCCTGCGGCCGATCACGCTGACGCTCCGACTCCTGATGAACATGGTCGTCGGGCACCTGCTGCTCGTCCTGTTCTTCACCGCGACCTCGTTCTTCTTCTTCGAGGTCGGCGGCTGGTGGGCGCTCTTCGGTGTCGGAACCTTCGCCTTCGGCTTCGCATTCACCCTCTTCGAGATCCTGGTGGCTGTCCTCCAGGCCTACGTCTTCGCACTGCTCACGGCTGTCTACATCCAGCTCGCAGTCGCCGAGGAACACTAA
- a CDS encoding F0F1 ATP synthase subunit B: MLNSVVIAAAEEHPNPLIPQWPDIIASLICFIIILFFFWKLVLPRMRKLLDERAEAIEGNIAKADEAQHKAEALLEEYTAQLADARAEAAKIRETARTDGQKIVAEAKDNATAEAARVTAAAQAQIEAERQGALVSLRGEVGSLAIDLASGVVGEVLTDDKKAQAIVDRFLADLESADARKAQEAGSSN, from the coding sequence ATGCTCAACAGTGTCGTGATCGCCGCGGCGGAGGAGCACCCTAACCCGCTCATTCCGCAGTGGCCGGACATCATCGCCTCGCTGATCTGCTTCATCATCATCCTGTTCTTCTTCTGGAAGCTGGTCCTTCCGCGCATGCGGAAGCTCCTGGATGAGCGTGCTGAGGCGATCGAGGGCAACATCGCCAAGGCCGACGAGGCTCAGCACAAGGCCGAGGCGCTGCTCGAGGAGTACACCGCGCAGCTCGCCGACGCGCGCGCCGAGGCGGCCAAGATCCGCGAGACGGCCCGCACCGACGGTCAGAAGATCGTCGCGGAGGCCAAAGACAACGCCACCGCAGAAGCCGCGCGCGTGACCGCAGCCGCCCAGGCCCAGATCGAGGCGGAGCGCCAGGGCGCGCTCGTCTCGCTCCGCGGCGAAGTCGGCTCGCTCGCGATCGACCTCGCCTCCGGCGTCGTCGGCGAGGTGCTCACGGACGACAAGAAGGCCCAGGCGATCGTCGATCGCTTCCTGGCCGACCTCGAGTCCGCCGACGCCCGGAAGGCCCAGGAAGCAGGGTCGAGCAACTGA
- the atpE gene encoding ATP synthase F0 subunit C → MDIAAINGNIATVGYGLAAIGPAIGVGIVVGKTIEGVARQPELAGRLQVLMYIGIAFTEALAFIGIATYFIFV, encoded by the coding sequence GTGGACATCGCTGCTATCAACGGCAACATCGCCACTGTCGGATACGGCCTCGCCGCCATCGGCCCGGCCATTGGCGTTGGCATCGTCGTCGGCAAGACCATCGAGGGCGTCGCCCGTCAGCCTGAGCTGGCCGGCCGTCTCCAGGTCCTGATGTACATCGGTATCGCGTTCACCGAGGCGCTCGCCTTCATCGGTATCGCTACCTACTTCATCTTCGTCTGA